A portion of the bacterium genome contains these proteins:
- a CDS encoding sigma-70 family RNA polymerase sigma factor — protein sequence MADPADEALMGAVARGDTAAFETLCRRWERPLLRFLVRQAGPTDAEDLFQETWMRVVRAAAAFDPQRRFSTWLFQIALNLCRDRARRPAPEPVDPSALDATAAAPPPDAAAAIDARRLLQALPEAQRAAVVLRYWHDLPEDDVATILDIPRGTVKSRLHQAMRRLLAVARGRA from the coding sequence ATGGCGGACCCGGCGGACGAGGCGCTCATGGGGGCCGTCGCGCGCGGCGACACGGCGGCGTTCGAGACGCTGTGCCGGCGCTGGGAGCGTCCGCTGCTGCGCTTCCTCGTGCGCCAGGCGGGCCCGACCGACGCGGAGGACCTCTTCCAGGAGACCTGGATGCGGGTCGTGCGTGCGGCCGCGGCGTTCGACCCGCAACGCCGCTTCTCCACCTGGCTGTTCCAGATCGCGCTGAACCTCTGCCGCGATCGCGCCCGGCGGCCGGCGCCCGAGCCGGTCGATCCGAGCGCGCTGGACGCCACCGCCGCAGCGCCGCCGCCGGACGCGGCCGCCGCGATCGACGCCCGCCGCCTCCTGCAGGCGCTGCCCGAGGCCCAGCGGGCGGCGGTCGTCCTGCGCTACTGGCATGATCTCCCCGAAGACGACGTGGCCACCATCCTCGACATCCCCCGCGGCACGGTGAAGAGCCGCCTCCACCAGGCGATGCGCCGGCTGCTCGCCGTCGCGCGAGGGCGCGCATGA